A section of the Primulina eburnea isolate SZY01 chromosome 1, ASM2296580v1, whole genome shotgun sequence genome encodes:
- the LOC140806877 gene encoding uncharacterized protein: MKVLEGQLERPSVSRAFPKGCMFTDIIVWEPLPGNFKSAKVKDYDGNADPEEHLARFENMAMLHCYTDRIKCKVFLTTLVDTAQRWFEGLTSQSISSFGDFQKVFLHHFSSRKKYKKTSFSLFEVKQSPEESLRAYIRRFNRVALDVPTCATETKTTAFTQGLREGEFFKSLTKKVPGDFEDLLSRAEKYINMEEAQKQKREAVRKEKGDRVSKPEERGQKRGNTGHYSHHVPLKIAREREVQECSRDLAPDHQLSRPEKSGFCSSHKVCHHNTKNCKALKGNYVSPSIPGPSNNSQRPRMPPWTSRPPGSGTRGGSVRNFPRIEPAKRREPELERKKNSPPAMGLIKMISGGSTDGDSNRARKPRSRRECLEVEGARRNEAVISFGPEDLRGVNLSHNDALVIQARVANYNILRVFVDSGSSVNVIFKDAFLQMDLQGYHLEAAETALFGFAGHMVYPEGEIVLPLTQGSQGLKKTVMTSFTVVDSPSSYNIIPGMPAMKELRAVASTYHQKIKFPVGARVGEVQGDQPSSRKCYVEAVRADQSKTSWEEKKAKVDVEGERMIGRGEVHFVAEEEQEAIEVGPGQQIRVARDLDIFTRVSLINCLKTNIRVFSWSQQELTGISPLIAEHQLNVLPGSRPVKQKKRHFGPEMDKVIDVQIKELLKAGHVREIQFPTWH; the protein is encoded by the coding sequence ATGAAGGTCTTGGAAGGACAGTTGGAAAGGCCGAGCGTTTCCCGGGCATTCCCGAAAGGATGCATGTTTACTGATATCATTGTCTGGGAACCTCTTCCTGGAAATTTCAAATCTGCGAAGGTGAAAGACTATGATGGCAATGCAGACCCGGAGGAACACCTGGCCAGGTTTGAAAATATGGCCATGTTGCACTGTTACACTGATAGAATAAAGTGCAAGGTGTTCTTAACAACACTGGTGGATACAGCTCAGAGGTGGTTCGAGGGCTTGACTTCCCAAAGTATCAGTTCCTTCGGAGACTTCCAGAAGGTGTTTTTACACCATTTTAGCAGCAGAAAAAAGTACAAAAAGACTTCTTTTAGTCTTTTTGAAGTTAAGCAGAGCCCGGAAGAAAGTTTAAGGGCCTATATCAGAAGATTCAACAGAGTGGCCCTAGATGTCCCTACTTGTGCCACTGAAACCAAGACTACTGCATTCACCCAGGGTTTGAGAGAGGGTGAATTCTTCAAATCACTGACTAAGAAGGTGCCGGGAGATTTCGAGGATCTATTGTCACGAGCAGAAAAATATATCAATATGGAGGAGGCCCAGAAGCAGAAGAGGGAGGCTGTGAGAAAGGAAAAAGGAGACCGGGTGTCTAAACCCGAGGAGAGGGGACAGAAGAGAGGCAATACAGGGCACTATTCTCACCACGTGCCTCTGAAAATTGCTCGGGAGAGGGAAGTTCAGGAGTGTAGCAGAGATTTGGCCCCGGATCACCAGTTATCCCGGCCAGAAAAGAGCGGATTTTGCTCTTCTCACAAAGTGTGTCACCATAATACTAAAAACTGCAAGGCACTGAAGGGGAATTATGTCTCACCTTCCATCCCGGGACCCAGTAACAATAGCCAGAGGCCGAGAATGCCACCTTGGACATCTCGGCCACCAGGATCCGGAACCCGGGGAGGAAGTGTGAGGAATTTCCCAAGGATTGAGCCTGCTAAAAGGAGAGAGCCTGAGCTCGAGAGAAAGAAGAACTCGCCCCCTGCTATGGGGTTGATCAAAATGATATCCGGAGGCTCCACTGATGGAGACTCCAACCGGGCGAGGAAGCCGAGAAGTAGGAGGGAGTGTTTGGAGGTGGAGGGAGCAAGAAGAAATGAGGCAGTCATCAGTTTTGGCCCCGAAGATTTGAGAGGGGTGAATCTGTCCCACAACGATGCCCTGGTGATCCAAGCCCGAGTGGCGAATTATAATATTCTCCGAGTCTTCGTGGACTCGGGCAGCTCtgtaaatgtaatttttaaggatGCCTTTTTGCAGATGGATTTGCAGGGCTATCATTTGGAGGCTGCGGAAACGGCCCTCTTTGGTTTTGCTGGTCATATGGTATACCCAGAAGGGGAGATCGTTTTGCCATTAACTCAGGGCTCCCAGGGTCTTAAAAAGACGGTGATGACCTCGTTCACTGTGGTGGACTCCCCATCATCATACAATATCATTCCAGGAATGCCGGCTATGAAAGAACTTAGAGCCGTGGCATCTACCTACCACCAAAAAATAAAGTTTCCCGTGGGAGCCCGGGTAGGAGAAGTCCAGGGAGATCAGCCATCTTCTCGAAAGTGCTATGTGGAGGCGGTCAGGGCAGATCAAAGCAAAACCAGTTGGGAGGAGAAGAAGGCGAAGGTGGACGTGGAAGGAGAAAGAATGATCGGGAGAGGAGAGGTGCATTTTGTGGCAGAAGAAGAGCAAGAAGCAATAGAAGTTGGACCAGGCCAGCAAATCCGGGTGGCCCGAGATCTCGATATATTCACCCGGGTTAGTCTGATTAACTGTTTAAAAACTAATATTCGTGTGTTTTCCTGGTCTCAACAGGAGTTGACAGGGATTTCTCCCTTGATAGCGGAACACCAATTGAACGTCCTCCCGGGATCTCGCCCggtaaaacaaaaaaagaggCACTTTGGCCCTGAAATGGACAAAGTGATTGATGTGCAAATAAAGGAGCTTCTGAAAGCTGGCCACGTTCGGGAAATTCAATTCCCTACATGGCATTAG